The region TAGGTCCCGGTTGACACTGACCTTGAAGGCCGGACCATACAGGAAACATGGAGGAAGTTAGGATAATTTCATTATCTGGATATtttaacagcaacaacaaaaaatattCTAGAGTTTTGCTTTCAAACATCCAAATATTTGGGGCAAAATTGCATTTTGGGCTTGTGTTCGCTGGATAATTGTCTCAGCTCTCCACTTCCCTTTGCGAGTGCAGACTGGTATAAATGCTGTCCACACCTTGAAGTTAATACTTTAGAATGCCATTCAAGTGCTTTATAATTGACAAACTAAGCTTTCTTAAAGGCAACCTTCTTAAATCAAAATTAAGTATGTATTCTATTTAGTGCTACAAAAAAAGGTATGCACAAGCAGTTATTAATACTATGGAAAGCTGCCACAGACAGATGAGAAACAGTTAGCACTAACTGCCCCAACTTCCCTGTAACTGCTATAGGGCTATAGCAGAAGCTCCTCAGTCTGGCAATATTTCATTCAGTGAGCGGCGGGAGCAATCCTAGCAGCAAAGCTGGTCTTCTGAACTTCTGGCTAATTTTATTTACTCTATAATCCTGTCCAGGCACCTGGAGACGAGCACTATTAGGTAAAGATCAAAGGTCTCACAGACAGCCTACAGTGACCTTTTTCCCACGAAGCCTAATGGCTCTCAACATTAAATTGCTAATAACTTTCCCCCAGAGGAAAATGTATGTTTCCCCTGTGAAACAAAACCAAACATGCTTGGTTCTTGCATAACAACAACAGCAGATGGACCATTCACCCCTACAATCTGTTTATTACGAGAGCCCCACCCCTCCCTTAGAAATCTAGTAACCcttaaaacagagaagcagaagccACATCTCTTAAAAGAATTGATTTATTTACTATTTTAATTAGGAATACAGTCTAATTTTTGATACATTGTTAGTGAGGAAATTATAACATTGACTGGTAATGATCAGAGTGAATTCGTAACTGCAGAAATAACCTGTGCCTATTAAATTTTCAATGACACACAATTTCAAACTTAAAAAGCAATTTGATGTAGGCAGTAGTGGAAACTttcaactctttccactaagaccagCAATCACAATTGACTGGAAATAAGCCTTAATTGCCCCAGTAAGATGGAAATTTTCCAAAGGTATTTCAAAATGAGTTACTGAGACTGTATTTCAAGGAGCTCGGTGTTTGCGGCGTAAGTGGCCATCTAGCTGAACAGGCGTTATCCAACCCGAACTACTACTGCCAGGGAAACGAAGCAGCAGCCGAGGTGGGAGGGCTGTGTAATACCGCACTTTTCTTCATCGCTCCTGACGCCCATAGAGCTGGGGAAGGTAGGGAGATGTCTTGGGGTTCCTGTGGTGCAGCTAACCTGGAAAAAAAGCAGAGCTCCTTGCGGTCAActggttccctctcccttggggCTCTGTTTCCCCAGTGCCACTAGTGGGTTTGGTGGGACCGCAGGGAACCTCAAAGAGCTGTGACTACTGAGCCAGCTCCTTACCATTGCAATTGGTTAAACTCTAAACCCAGCTGACACTGCAAATTATCCCGGCAATTCAAGACAAAAAAAGGATTATTTTGCCTTCAAATCCCTGAATTCAAAATTCATAATAATTCATTATTCTTACATTTATTCACCTGGAGCAGACACTTGTGAATATGTGTCTGCTCCAGGTGAATAAATGTGAGAATAATTAGGGCCTTAATTTCTCTAAATTACTTTCTTCTTTGCTATGACTTGCACAGGACCACAATATCTATATTGTGCAAATACTTCTTGCTTTTTCCTTCCTGTATGAACTTCTATTTGGGGCTGAATATTTGCACTGCTACCTCTCAAATACAGGAGAGAAAATGTGTAGGCACTAGCATCAGAGACCTTAAATCATGGAAGCAGAAAATGAGTATTGCTTTTTGCCTTTTTTGAGACTTTTCTGTTAGAACTATTTTCTTTGTAATACGGTGATTATAGGAGAGCAATATTggcttattttaaaatggtagaAGTTAGGTACATGTAGGAGAGCCAACGTTTGCTAATATATCGGGCATTGGAAATTTCAGCAGTTCTAAGTTAGGTAAGAGAAGTTTTAACATCCTGACTACTTCTGCGGGGACTTTGAGCACTTAAAATTTCTACTGAACTCATTGCTGCCTGATTTACTGCACTTTATATTACTGCTTGGAAGGGAACCAGGTATTTCCAACCCAACTCCGTGAACTCTGTTTCTACTCAGCAATATATGCTCGGAATAACAGAATCGAACTGCGAGGCAGTGAAGTTGAGGCAAATCCCCTTCTAGCACTTTCATGCACTGGGGAGCAGATGGACTTCTCTCCCTTTATGGACAAAACTAAAGTGCGGATCCACGTACTCTTGAAAGCAAACTGTCATCTTTGTTTTCTGCGAGTACTTTCAACTTTCCTGCTTGACAGATTTCAATTACAAAACTGATAATGCAGGCTATAATTCAACCCCAAATAAGTCAGAAATGTATTTTTCAGTTACTGCATCTTTCAGGGGCCATTGAGAAACATCACTGCTCATTCACCCGCTAAGAAGTAAATCCGGGAGATTTCAGTCTCCCCCGTTTCATTGTAAGCTTCTAAAAGCCCACACTTGCCATAGGAAAATAAGTGTGGTTCACACAAATGACATCATTGGGTTATGTTGTTTCTTTCATTTTGCTTATTTTTCAGTGCTTTGCGGCTCATTAAGCACCAGCTCCCCTGAAGCAGGGTAAATAGAGGGTCACATACACCCAGGAAAGAATCTCTTAAGAAAATGCAAGTTATCTGCTAGGAAATCCAACCACTGGCTAGCTGAGCATTTATTATACTTTGTGAAATACTTTCTTGAGAACATGACTCATCATTAGAGTGCTTTTTCAATTCCCTTTAGGATTTTGTTATGGGGCTCTCCATTTTGCTTCGGGGGACTGTCCAGGAAAAACTCAACTGGGCCTTTAATTTGTATGACATAAATAAAGATGGCTATATAACTAAAGAGGTAAGGCACTTTTAAACTAAAAATGAAAACTGTGCAGCTTTCAAATCCTTATCTAATTCTTAGGCTGTACAAGGATCAATTAAATGTAACTCTTTTCTTTTCTGAATATTAATAGCACTAAGACCTAACTCCTTGCACATCCACAACCTTTTTCTTACCTGATGTCAattgaaaaaaagaaacagaataaAACATAACTCATGTCTGACTAGGAATGTGTCAAGTTCAGTCAAGACGTTGTTATGGGCAGATCATTTTGAGTTCCTTGGAGGAAACTGTATCTGGTCATTCTGAAGCCTAAAGAAGTGAATTCGTATAGTATTGGGTTGACCAGTTCCAAAATGATCTGCTGCCTCACCTGAACTCCTTTTTAATTTTCAGGAAATGCTTGATATTATGAAAGCTATATATGATATGATGGGAAAATGTACTTACCCTGTTCTCAAAGAGGACGCACCCCGACAACACGTGGAAACATTTTTCCAGGTAAATGTTCAGTGCGCCTACCCAAAAGAGGACGACAGATATAATGATATTTGCAGTTAGAGTAACTGAATAAGCACAGATCTAACCAAGTGCTAAAGATGAGTGCCGGGAATTAATCAGGTATGTCGGTGAGGAGTCTCGAAGCCGAGTGACTCTTCAAAAATATCAGTTAGGAAAAAGAATGTCAAACAGCCACAGAGAGGGGTACGATACTCCAGAATGACATCCTAAAACAATAGTAAAAAAGTACTGGAACCTCTGGGAATTAAAATGGAGAAGTGCTTTGTGTGAGGGGACTAGTTCTTACCAGTGCAAAGGTGGGGAAGAACTTACACAGAATTTTCTGGTCTCTTTTTTCTAAACAGAAAATGGACAAAAATAAGGATGGAGTAGTCACCATAGATGAATTCATTGAAAGCTGCCAAAAAGTAAGTACAGTGAGAGAAGTCAAATAATATTTCCCCTTTGCTAGCTAACTAGTGCCTTGTGCTGCCAATGAAGCCAGTCCACATGCATGCTTTAAAATATAAAGAGTaaaagatgggtttttttttaactttctttCAGTGACACAAAGACATTCAGCTTTAATAGACTTGACAAAAGGGATGctatcattcaatagtaatacTGTATAAAATCCCAGCCCTCAGGATTTTAAGTATAATAAGGGAGGaagtctattaataataatgtttgttaagcgcttactatgtgcagagctctgttctaagcactggggtagatacagggtgatcaggttgtcccacgtggggctcacagttttaatctccattttacagatgaggtaactgaagcacagagaagtcaagtgaattgtccacagtcacagagctgacaagtggcagagcagggattcaaacccatgactcccaagcccgggctctttccactgagtcatactgcttctctattattattattattattatagtatttgttaagcactggggtacatatacgttaatcaggtcaaacacgggCCAAGTAAGGGGGAGAATAAgctaaatgaatccccattttacagatgaagaaattgaggcacagaggttcagtgacttgcccaaggttacacagcaggcgactgacagagtgggattagaacctaggtccgtgttctttcccctgggtCACGCTCTTCCTCTACACAGCATAATTTACCAACATGAGAAAAAGGAGATATTTCAAAAGCTCAGTTTGAAGATGACAAGATGACAGAGGTGGTAGCAAGGCAGTCAGAGAAGAGCACTAAATACCTTAGATTTGGCGACCTTGAAGAGTCTTCTGTCTGTTCCTCTTTCTAGCTTGTGAAAAATCTCCATTGTTGTCAAATAAACGTTTCAGGATTCTTAAGTCCTTGTCCTGTTGACCAAAAGAGCAAGAATGCTCTGTCATTTCGAGGATTAAGATCTGTGGGTCTAATCTATCTCctgcttttctcctcttccaggaTGAAAACATAATGCGCTCCATGCAGCTCTTTGAAAATGTGATTTAACCTGTTTGCCCAATGGACACCCTGGAGTTTGCAAGATGGAGTTACCACTTTTAGCATAGACAGACTGCTCAGCTTTATACTGAGGCACAATATGCAATATAAGCTGTTAATTATAAAGCAGTCCCCAAAAAGATTTGCATTTTCAGCTTAAGATACAATCTGCATC is a window of Ornithorhynchus anatinus isolate Pmale09 chromosome 18, mOrnAna1.pri.v4, whole genome shotgun sequence DNA encoding:
- the KCNIP4 gene encoding Kv channel-interacting protein 4 isoform X5 — protein: MNVRRVESISAQLEEASSTGDSVEDEMEMATVRHRPETLELLEAQSKFTKKELQILYRGFKNECPSGIVNEETFKEIYSQFFPQGDSTTYAHFLFNAFDTDHNGSVSFEDFVMGLSILLRGTVQEKLNWAFNLYDINKDGYITKEEMLDIMKAIYDMMGKCTYPVLKEDAPRQHVETFFQKMDKNKDGVVTIDEFIESCQKDENIMRSMQLFENVI
- the KCNIP4 gene encoding Kv channel-interacting protein 4 isoform X6, with amino-acid sequence MEMATVRHRPETLELLEAQSKFTKKELQILYRGFKNECPSGIVNEETFKEIYSQFFPQGDSTTYAHFLFNAFDTDHNGSVSFEDFVMGLSILLRGTVQEKLNWAFNLYDINKDGYITKEEMLDIMKAIYDMMGKCTYPVLKEDAPRQHVETFFQKMDKNKDGVVTIDEFIESCQKDENIMRSMQLFENVI